In Candidatus Mycalebacterium zealandia, one DNA window encodes the following:
- the nuoF gene encoding NADH-quinone oxidoreductase subunit NuoF, whose product MPETKIIRNYTERGADSRLLRSYLESGGYEALKKALSMEPEEITEIVKKSGLRGRGGAGFPTGLKWSFIPRETSKPVYLCCNADESEPGSFKDREIIERDPHQIIEGMLIAARAVGAEKMYIYIRGEMPLGAEILENAVKEAHEGGYLGRNIMGFGFDAEISVFKGAGAYICGEETGMLESIEGKNGEPRPKPPFPAQSGLFQSPTVINNVETLACVPHIINRGAEWFSSIGTPKNTGTKIFGLSGCVNRPGLYELPLGVPLRELIYEYGGGVPEGGQIKAVSPGGSSSGVLTADELDITMDFDTLNGLGSMLGTAGVTVMDETVSMVSAARNLAHFYRDESCGQCVQCREGTWWLEKMLGKIEDGSGEPEYIDIILDACLQMTGKTICALADGCAMPVSSMVKKFRSEFEQAIKDGGVKSSHMGKWK is encoded by the coding sequence ATGCCTGAAACAAAAATCATAAGGAACTACACGGAAAGAGGGGCGGACTCGCGCCTGCTCCGCTCGTATCTTGAATCCGGCGGCTACGAAGCGTTGAAAAAAGCCCTGTCAATGGAGCCGGAAGAAATTACGGAAATCGTCAAAAAGTCCGGCCTTCGCGGGCGCGGCGGCGCGGGATTCCCGACCGGGCTGAAATGGAGTTTTATCCCGCGCGAAACCAGCAAGCCCGTCTACCTGTGTTGCAACGCAGACGAAAGCGAGCCCGGTAGTTTCAAGGACAGGGAAATCATCGAGCGCGACCCGCATCAGATAATTGAGGGAATGCTTATCGCGGCGCGCGCGGTGGGCGCGGAGAAGATGTATATCTACATCAGGGGCGAAATGCCGCTCGGCGCGGAAATACTTGAAAACGCCGTGAAAGAAGCGCATGAAGGCGGCTATCTGGGACGGAACATAATGGGTTTCGGGTTTGATGCGGAAATATCGGTTTTCAAGGGCGCGGGCGCGTATATATGCGGAGAGGAAACCGGAATGCTTGAGTCAATAGAGGGGAAAAACGGCGAACCGCGGCCCAAACCTCCCTTCCCCGCACAGTCAGGACTGTTTCAGTCGCCGACCGTTATAAACAACGTGGAAACGCTCGCGTGCGTTCCGCACATAATCAATAGAGGCGCGGAATGGTTTTCGTCCATTGGAACTCCTAAAAACACGGGCACAAAAATTTTCGGTCTGAGCGGTTGCGTGAACCGTCCGGGACTGTATGAGTTGCCGCTCGGTGTGCCGCTCAGGGAGTTGATATACGAATACGGCGGCGGAGTTCCCGAAGGCGGGCAAATCAAAGCAGTTTCACCCGGAGGGTCTTCATCGGGTGTGCTCACTGCGGATGAACTGGACATCACGATGGATTTTGACACTCTAAACGGGCTCGGCTCAATGCTCGGAACCGCCGGCGTTACGGTTATGGATGAAACGGTTTCAATGGTCAGCGCGGCGCGCAATCTCGCGCATTTTTACAGGGACGAATCTTGCGGGCAGTGCGTTCAGTGCCGCGAGGGAACATGGTGGCTTGAAAAAATGCTCGGGAAAATTGAAGACGGGAGCGGAGAGCCGGAATATATCGACATAATTCTTGACGCGTGTTTACAAATGACCGGAAAAACTATCTGCGCACTCGCCGATGGCTGCGCTATGCCCGTCTCATCAATGGTGAAAAAATTCAGAAGCGAGTTTGAACAAGCCATCAAGGACGGCGGGGTGAAATCCTCGCATATGGGAAAATGGAAATAG
- the ispE gene encoding 4-(cytidine 5'-diphospho)-2-C-methyl-D-erythritol kinase — MKEFTLLSPAKINLNLYVTGARADGFHNIKSTVQPIGIFDEVGIRVSEEPGGIVLTGCEGAPEKNTAFAAANLFLQKAEIKRGVEISLKKNIPQGAGLGGGSGNAAAVLVGLNRVFCAFNGKTLREIAGMVGSDVPLFIDCEACVISGRGEKVEPIKGFPLLSYVVCFPGFESLTADVYRKWDELNPSGQPCEDPKKMWGVSHPVEMTNGLEEAAFSLYPELARFCALISADYDIPFLMTGSGSAFFSVFEDWETAREVFERMRKDADFDCFLARGIEGWDGAE, encoded by the coding sequence ATGAAAGAGTTCACGCTTCTGTCTCCGGCAAAAATCAACCTCAACCTTTACGTTACCGGCGCTCGCGCTGACGGTTTTCACAACATAAAATCGACTGTTCAGCCAATCGGTATTTTTGATGAGGTTGGAATAAGAGTGTCCGAGGAGCCGGGCGGAATTGTTTTGACGGGTTGTGAGGGCGCGCCCGAAAAAAACACCGCTTTTGCGGCGGCAAACCTTTTTTTACAAAAGGCGGAAATTAAGCGCGGAGTGGAGATAAGTTTGAAGAAAAACATACCGCAGGGCGCAGGGCTCGGCGGCGGCAGCGGCAACGCGGCGGCGGTTCTTGTGGGGCTTAACCGTGTATTTTGCGCATTTAACGGCAAAACCCTTCGCGAAATCGCAGGCATGGTCGGTTCGGACGTGCCGCTTTTTATTGACTGCGAGGCGTGCGTGATTTCGGGCAGAGGTGAAAAGGTTGAGCCAATCAAGGGGTTTCCGCTTTTAAGCTACGTGGTTTGCTTTCCCGGTTTTGAGTCGCTCACGGCGGATGTTTACCGCAAATGGGATGAATTAAACCCTTCGGGACAACCGTGCGAAGATCCAAAAAAAATGTGGGGCGTCAGCCATCCGGTTGAAATGACAAACGGTCTTGAGGAAGCGGCGTTTTCGCTATATCCCGAACTCGCGCGTTTTTGTGCTCTCATAAGTGCGGACTATGACATTCCGTTTTTAATGACCGGTTCGGGGTCTGCTTTCTTTTCGGTTTTTGAAGACTGGGAAACCGCGCGCGAGGTGTTTGAGCGGATGAGAAAAGATGCGGATTTTGACTGTTTTCTCGCGCGTGGAATTGAAGGGTGGGACGGGGCGGAGTGA
- a CDS encoding membrane protein FxsA, with amino-acid sequence MFSKIIPIFVVVPLIELAILIKLGSVIGTWETVWIVVATAVVGASLARRQGISVLMSIMNDLSGGRKPSETLLDGVMVLVGGALLLTPGLLTDLAGFALLIPQTRAIIKKSVQKRIERKLNIIDISPDG; translated from the coding sequence ATGTTTTCAAAAATTATTCCCATCTTTGTAGTTGTTCCATTGATTGAATTGGCAATCCTAATAAAACTTGGAAGCGTCATAGGAACATGGGAAACAGTCTGGATAGTGGTGGCAACCGCCGTGGTGGGCGCTTCTCTGGCACGGCGGCAGGGAATATCTGTTCTGATGTCAATTATGAATGATTTGAGTGGCGGCAGAAAACCGTCTGAGACCCTTCTGGATGGGGTTATGGTGCTTGTAGGAGGCGCGCTGCTGCTTACCCCGGGATTGCTGACGGACCTTGCGGGGTTCGCTCTTTTGATTCCCCAAACCCGCGCGATAATAAAAAAATCCGTTCAAAAACGGATTGAAAGAAAATTGAACATAATAGACATAAGCCCGGACGGCTGA
- the cobJ gene encoding precorrin-3B C(17)-methyltransferase, producing MPGSITVVGVGPGADEHITPLAREALSKAEVVIGYRSYFRFVDELIPRDCERVEKEISEEDERAQIAVGLAREGKNVAVISSGDSGIYGMASVVHLVAAGFGGAEVSVVPGVSAFIAAAAKLGAPLGHDFCSVSLSDLLTPWQTIEKRIAAAAEGDFVTVVHNPKSAKRYWQLSRLKEIFLSSKSPDTPVGIVRNISREDERTRLTTLEKLNPDEVDMFSLLIIGNSETIAEGGKMVTPRGSKPVPPQSASEAARLIYDDSFDSIDRSLKMSDLLSVGEREAIRRCIHTTADFEYKDIFYCSPRAIEKWSGALRGGEIVTDVRMVLAGVSKRLLEKTGAKVFCYLDEPESLRISEQEGITRSQAAMRVAISRHPEALFAVGNAPTALIEIADTLAKASGGQSGFSPLGVIGAPVGFVNVEQSKARLEAAAEGVPYAVIRGKKGGSAVAAAIVNTALGFDEDAA from the coding sequence ATGCCGGGTAGCATAACGGTTGTCGGCGTCGGTCCCGGGGCGGATGAGCATATTACCCCGCTTGCCCGTGAAGCGCTCTCAAAAGCCGAAGTCGTTATCGGTTACCGCAGTTATTTCCGTTTTGTTGATGAGCTGATTCCGCGGGACTGCGAGCGCGTTGAGAAGGAGATTTCCGAAGAGGACGAAAGAGCGCAAATCGCGGTTGGGCTCGCGCGTGAGGGAAAAAATGTCGCCGTCATCAGTTCGGGAGACAGCGGGATTTACGGAATGGCGTCCGTGGTTCATCTTGTCGCGGCGGGTTTTGGCGGCGCCGAGGTGTCCGTTGTTCCAGGTGTAAGCGCTTTTATCGCGGCGGCGGCAAAACTGGGCGCGCCGCTCGGGCATGATTTCTGCTCGGTTTCCCTTTCAGATCTTCTTACCCCGTGGCAGACCATAGAAAAGCGCATCGCCGCCGCCGCCGAAGGCGACTTTGTTACGGTTGTGCACAATCCCAAAAGCGCAAAACGATACTGGCAGCTTTCGCGCCTCAAAGAAATTTTTCTTTCCTCAAAATCTCCCGATACTCCCGTGGGAATTGTCCGCAACATTTCAAGAGAGGATGAGCGGACACGCCTTACAACTCTGGAGAAACTCAATCCGGATGAAGTGGATATGTTTTCGCTTCTGATAATCGGCAACTCGGAAACAATTGCCGAGGGCGGCAAAATGGTAACTCCGCGCGGCTCAAAGCCCGTGCCCCCGCAGTCCGCTTCCGAAGCGGCGCGTCTTATCTACGATGACAGTTTTGACTCAATAGACAGGTCTCTTAAAATGTCCGACCTGCTTTCCGTGGGGGAGCGCGAGGCGATAAGACGTTGCATTCACACTACCGCCGATTTTGAGTATAAAGACATTTTTTACTGCTCGCCCCGCGCGATTGAAAAGTGGAGCGGCGCGTTGCGGGGAGGGGAAATTGTTACCGATGTGAGAATGGTTCTCGCCGGTGTTTCAAAACGTCTTCTGGAAAAAACCGGTGCGAAGGTTTTTTGCTATCTTGATGAGCCGGAGTCCCTGCGGATTTCCGAACAGGAGGGAATTACCAGAAGCCAGGCGGCGATGAGGGTCGCCATAAGCAGGCACCCCGAAGCTCTTTTCGCGGTCGGCAACGCTCCAACCGCTTTGATTGAAATTGCCGACACCCTCGCAAAAGCAAGCGGTGGGCAATCCGGTTTTTCCCCGCTCGGAGTCATCGGCGCTCCGGTGGGTTTTGTCAATGTTGAGCAGTCCAAAGCGCGCCTTGAAGCCGCCGCGGAGGGCGTCCCTTATGCCGTGATACGGGGCAAAAAGGGCGGTAGCGCGGTTGCCGCGGCGATAGTGAACACAGCTCTGGGTTTTGATGAAGATGCCGCTTGA
- the cobD gene encoding cobalamin biosynthesis protein CobD has protein sequence MSFFSSDTAALCLIIGCVADFLFSDPRRIPNPVRLFGAVISRAELFLNRGIAKTVKGAFLALFLVAGVFLIFTQFENAAESAGIFAYVSFTSLFVFFGLAGTSLIRECGAVFSAVEKGDVRLARKRLSNIVGRDTEELCATRIKTAALETMSENLSDGVVAPIFFYFLGGVPAMMAYKAVNTLDSMIGYKNKRYRRFGMVAAKMDDAANFIPARLTAFLMAVCAFSFRSFVFITKFGRNHSSPNAGFPQAALAGILDCRFGGSASYGGEMVEKPFIGERTREITAQDFKTARKVNNAVMVVAVLAVSVLKTVF, from the coding sequence ATGAGTTTTTTTTCATCCGATACGGCGGCGCTTTGCCTGATAATCGGTTGTGTCGCGGATTTTCTTTTTTCAGATCCGCGCCGAATTCCCAACCCTGTTCGTCTTTTCGGCGCAGTTATTTCCCGTGCCGAGTTGTTTCTAAACCGGGGCATCGCCAAAACGGTCAAGGGCGCGTTTCTTGCCCTTTTTCTTGTGGCGGGGGTTTTTCTGATTTTTACGCAGTTTGAAAACGCGGCGGAGTCGGCGGGAATTTTCGCATATGTCTCTTTTACATCTCTGTTTGTTTTTTTCGGTCTCGCGGGAACATCGCTCATAAGAGAATGTGGTGCGGTTTTCTCGGCGGTTGAAAAAGGCGATGTCCGGTTGGCGCGAAAACGGCTTTCAAACATTGTCGGGCGCGACACGGAAGAGCTTTGCGCTACGCGCATAAAAACCGCGGCGCTTGAAACAATGTCCGAAAATCTGTCAGACGGCGTTGTGGCTCCGATATTTTTCTATTTTCTGGGAGGGGTTCCGGCGATGATGGCGTACAAAGCAGTGAACACTTTGGACTCAATGATAGGTTATAAAAACAAACGCTACCGGCGGTTTGGCATGGTGGCGGCGAAAATGGATGATGCGGCGAACTTCATCCCCGCACGTCTGACCGCCTTTCTTATGGCGGTTTGCGCCTTCAGTTTTCGTTCTTTTGTCTTTATCACCAAGTTTGGACGCAACCATTCCAGCCCCAACGCGGGGTTTCCTCAGGCCGCTCTTGCGGGAATCCTTGACTGCCGTTTCGGCGGTTCCGCGTCTTACGGAGGCGAGATGGTGGAGAAACCGTTCATCGGTGAGCGCACGCGTGAGATAACCGCGCAAGACTTCAAAACGGCGCGGAAAGTAAACAATGCGGTTATGGTGGTTGCCGTTTTGGCCGTCTCCGTTCTGAAAACAGTTTTTTAG
- a CDS encoding cell division protein FtsZ, producing MIFPVRRDGMSTFTIVPDDDRLKAKIKIVGVGGGGCNTLNSMVGQGLQGVDFVAVNTDSQDLKTSKAYVKLQVGSRSAHGLGVGGNPSAGEDAAIEDKARIAEALDGADMVFITAGMGGGTGTGASPVVAKVAKENGALTVAIVTMPFSFEGESKTATAEDGLSRLEKEADTLIVVPNDKLCEENTNQNQHSAVEQVVPDDQPDEDNTPPPSLLEAFDRANDVLFRAVSGITDIINTPGLINTDFADVRTVMSQEGSKAIMGTGIAEGSDRAVKAVESAVESPLLGALSIEGAKGVLLHIVAPPNFGPDELKKACDYVTQKASKDLQFIFGWTIDADIKDEVKITIIATGIEDSSSRVPASPKRKHEKSNSSASDPTDGDLFPDAPAVNNVPDRDIPAYLRDKKEQNNAEKDKQDESKSNDSPGGLGIFGARFGKKKD from the coding sequence ATGATTTTTCCGGTTCGGAGAGATGGGATGTCAACCTTTACCATTGTTCCCGATGACGACCGCTTAAAGGCCAAAATCAAGATTGTCGGAGTGGGCGGCGGCGGCTGCAACACCCTGAACTCCATGGTTGGTCAAGGGCTGCAAGGAGTTGATTTTGTAGCCGTAAACACCGATTCGCAAGACCTAAAAACATCAAAGGCTTATGTCAAACTGCAAGTCGGAAGCCGTTCCGCGCACGGACTTGGAGTGGGGGGTAATCCCTCCGCCGGCGAAGACGCCGCGATTGAAGACAAAGCGAGAATTGCCGAAGCGCTGGACGGCGCGGACATGGTTTTTATCACCGCCGGCATGGGGGGCGGCACGGGAACCGGCGCGTCTCCGGTTGTCGCCAAAGTTGCCAAAGAGAACGGGGCTTTAACGGTTGCCATTGTTACCATGCCGTTTTCATTTGAGGGGGAATCCAAAACCGCAACCGCCGAAGACGGTTTGAGTCGTCTTGAAAAAGAAGCGGATACGCTGATAGTGGTTCCCAATGACAAACTGTGTGAAGAGAACACCAATCAGAACCAGCACTCCGCCGTTGAACAGGTGGTTCCCGATGACCAACCGGATGAAGACAATACCCCGCCGCCTTCGTTGCTGGAAGCGTTTGACAGAGCGAATGACGTTCTTTTTCGCGCCGTCAGCGGAATAACTGATATTATAAACACACCCGGTTTAATCAATACCGATTTCGCCGATGTTAGAACCGTTATGAGTCAGGAGGGTTCCAAGGCGATAATGGGAACCGGAATCGCCGAGGGTTCGGACAGAGCGGTCAAAGCCGTTGAGTCCGCGGTTGAAAGCCCGCTTCTTGGCGCGCTGTCAATAGAGGGCGCGAAAGGGGTTTTGCTTCACATAGTCGCGCCGCCTAACTTCGGCCCCGATGAACTGAAAAAAGCTTGTGACTACGTGACTCAGAAAGCCAGCAAAGATTTGCAATTCATCTTCGGGTGGACGATAGACGCAGATATCAAGGACGAAGTAAAGATTACGATAATCGCCACGGGAATTGAGGATTCCTCTTCCCGTGTTCCGGCTTCACCGAAACGCAAGCACGAGAAATCAAACAGCTCCGCGTCGGACCCCACAGACGGAGACTTGTTTCCGGACGCGCCTGCTGTCAACAACGTCCCGGACAGGGATATTCCCGCCTATTTGAGGGACAAAAAAGAACAGAATAATGCTGAAAAAGACAAACAGGACGAATCCAAATCTAATGATTCCCCGGGGGGGCTGGGCATATTCGGAGCCAGATTCGGGAAGAAAAAAGACTGA
- the ftsA gene encoding cell division protein FtsA, with the protein MSSEKPEIFIGLDLGTTKICAIVAQVNGRDINIIGFGMHPSTGLRRGIVVDVEKTTDCIASAIEKAEEMSGQEIRSAFVGIAGGHIKSHIAHGVVNITDGRVTDGDMRRLIESATAKNVTADREIIHAVPGKYSIDGKDSVINPLGMHGSKIETEVHIVTGQVTDTNTLVRCVREASMDVNGIVLEQIASAAAVLNDADKDLGVVLVDCGGGTTDIAVFNRGGLKYTQNITLGGDHIDRDISHRFNTVSDLESRRIKESHGVAFERLASECKNVTVRCSDNTEQKVSRREIAKIIEPRMREILSFAKEEIPDSVEIYGPSSKVILTGGTFVMEGAVEMASEIFDMPARLGVPCGVVSNTEAILSPAYSTGIGLIHYGVKYSEKSDKIRVRGGKTPFNKILGWMEQWFNEFF; encoded by the coding sequence TTGAGCTCGGAAAAACCGGAAATTTTTATAGGACTTGATCTCGGCACGACCAAGATATGCGCCATTGTCGCTCAGGTGAACGGGCGGGACATCAACATAATCGGGTTTGGAATGCATCCGTCAACGGGGTTGCGCCGAGGGATAGTTGTTGACGTGGAGAAAACCACGGATTGCATAGCGTCCGCGATTGAGAAAGCCGAAGAGATGTCGGGTCAGGAGATACGTTCCGCTTTTGTCGGGATAGCGGGCGGGCACATCAAAAGCCACATCGCTCACGGGGTTGTTAACATTACCGATGGAAGGGTTACCGATGGAGACATGAGGCGTTTGATAGAGTCGGCGACCGCCAAAAATGTGACGGCGGACAGGGAGATTATTCATGCGGTTCCGGGGAAATACTCAATAGACGGGAAGGATTCGGTCATCAATCCGCTGGGAATGCACGGAAGCAAGATTGAGACCGAAGTTCACATTGTTACCGGGCAGGTTACGGACACAAACACGCTTGTCCGGTGCGTGCGTGAGGCGAGCATGGATGTGAACGGCATAGTTTTGGAGCAAATCGCTTCGGCCGCGGCGGTTCTGAATGATGCGGACAAGGATTTGGGGGTTGTGCTTGTTGATTGCGGCGGCGGCACAACCGACATAGCGGTTTTCAACAGAGGCGGGCTGAAATACACGCAGAACATAACCCTCGGCGGCGACCATATTGACAGAGACATATCTCACCGCTTCAACACCGTAAGCGATTTGGAGTCACGCAGAATAAAGGAGTCCCACGGGGTCGCGTTCGAGCGGCTTGCCTCGGAGTGCAAAAACGTCACAGTCCGTTGCTCGGACAACACTGAACAAAAGGTTTCGCGCCGCGAAATCGCTAAGATTATAGAGCCGAGAATGAGAGAGATACTGTCTTTCGCGAAAGAGGAAATTCCCGATTCGGTGGAAATCTACGGTCCGTCCTCAAAGGTTATTCTGACGGGCGGAACTTTTGTGATGGAAGGCGCGGTTGAAATGGCATCTGAAATTTTTGACATGCCCGCGCGTCTGGGGGTTCCGTGCGGGGTTGTCAGCAACACCGAAGCGATTTTAAGCCCTGCTTATTCCACGGGGATAGGGCTCATACACTACGGAGTGAAATATTCGGAAAAATCGGATAAAATCCGTGTTAGAGGCGGAAAAACGCCGTTTAACAAAATACTCGGGTGGATGGAGCAGTGGTTCAACGAATTTTTTTAA
- a CDS encoding FtsQ-type POTRA domain-containing protein produces MRNLKNRGKKNLRKGGAAKVFLAVVIVVAVFFVSRSALLIGNASVEGARAVSEENILRTAGLYSGEKVLLLPGAVNRALKSEPWVETVSMTRDFRGGAVIKIKEKKPFCLLAMPNGTFFYIDESGVPLGSAPAGLHGMDFPVVRAQPAFVSEALAALNLSSSAVSAPGWDDISEVVVLGESGVEIFTRPGQRIDLGADLKAHWEKLERITSNLRARGLSPKYINLRRKGVGIVSFREGVN; encoded by the coding sequence ATGCGTAATCTGAAAAATCGTGGAAAGAAAAATCTGCGTAAAGGCGGTGCGGCGAAAGTTTTTCTGGCTGTCGTAATTGTGGTCGCGGTGTTTTTCGTATCGCGCAGCGCGCTTCTTATCGGCAACGCTTCCGTTGAGGGAGCCCGCGCGGTGTCCGAAGAAAACATTTTAAGGACGGCGGGACTGTATTCGGGGGAGAAGGTTTTGTTGCTTCCCGGAGCCGTGAACAGGGCTCTTAAAAGCGAGCCTTGGGTGGAAACAGTTTCAATGACAAGGGATTTCAGGGGCGGAGCAGTGATAAAAATAAAAGAGAAAAAACCGTTCTGTCTTCTGGCGATGCCTAACGGAACATTTTTCTATATTGACGAGTCGGGCGTTCCGCTTGGCTCCGCGCCTGCGGGCCTGCACGGAATGGATTTTCCGGTAGTGAGAGCCCAACCGGCTTTTGTCTCCGAAGCGCTTGCCGCGCTCAATCTGTCTTCATCGGCGGTTTCGGCGCCGGGCTGGGATGACATATCCGAGGTTGTGGTTTTGGGCGAGAGCGGCGTGGAGATATTCACGCGACCGGGGCAGCGAATAGACCTTGGAGCCGATTTGAAGGCTCATTGGGAGAAACTTGAGAGGATAACGAGCAACCTTCGAGCACGGGGCTTGAGTCCAAAGTATATTAACCTTCGCCGCAAAGGCGTGGGGATAGTCAGTTTCAGGGAAGGGGTCAATTGA
- the murB gene encoding UDP-N-acetylmuramate dehydrogenase produces MKRLAAELEKLGCETVSDFRMSSYTAMRVGGRARIVAYPQTRAALCGTLAFLRTESVPFEVLGGGTNTIVKDSGFDGAIVSTSRLKGFEIKPGFSVTADCGAPLSAVMNATTRAGLSGLEFAAGIPGTVGGAVFMNAGACGGETAEVVESVVVWQDGKEHEIGAGELSPAYRHGGLPPDSVLLGARLRLVVGDALKSRAAIKKSLEHRKQTQPVSEANTGSIFKNPRSVAAGRLLEEIGMKLFSVGAAEFSGVHANFIVNKGGAKTSDVLKLIKIARVKALEKKGLYLETEVCVI; encoded by the coding sequence ATGAAAAGACTTGCCGCAGAACTTGAAAAACTCGGGTGCGAAACCGTTTCGGATTTTCGCATGTCTTCATATACGGCGATGAGGGTCGGCGGGCGCGCGCGCATTGTGGCGTATCCTCAAACTCGCGCCGCTCTTTGCGGAACTCTCGCATTTTTGCGCACGGAGTCAGTTCCTTTTGAGGTTCTGGGCGGTGGCACGAACACGATAGTTAAAGACAGCGGATTTGACGGCGCGATTGTGAGCACGAGCCGTCTTAAAGGTTTTGAAATCAAACCCGGCTTCTCGGTCACGGCGGACTGCGGCGCGCCGCTTTCGGCGGTGATGAACGCGACCACGCGCGCCGGCCTTTCCGGACTGGAGTTTGCCGCCGGAATTCCCGGAACGGTGGGTGGCGCGGTTTTTATGAACGCCGGAGCGTGTGGCGGCGAGACCGCCGAAGTGGTTGAAAGCGTTGTTGTGTGGCAGGATGGAAAAGAGCATGAGATCGGCGCGGGCGAACTGAGCCCCGCTTACAGGCACGGCGGGCTTCCGCCGGACTCCGTGCTGCTTGGCGCGCGACTGCGTCTTGTTGTCGGAGACGCGCTCAAAAGCCGCGCGGCAATCAAAAAGAGTCTTGAGCACAGGAAACAAACCCAGCCCGTAAGCGAGGCAAACACGGGCTCAATCTTCAAAAATCCGCGATCCGTGGCGGCCGGCCGGCTTCTTGAAGAGATCGGAATGAAACTTTTTTCCGTCGGCGCCGCCGAATTTTCAGGTGTTCACGCCAACTTTATAGTTAACAAAGGCGGCGCGAAAACCTCCGATGTTCTCAAACTCATAAAAATCGCCCGTGTCAAAGCGCTTGAGAAAAAAGGCTTATATTTGGAAACAGAGGTATGCGTAATCTGA
- a CDS encoding UDP-N-acetylmuramate--L-alanine ligase → MKGKFRRIHMVGIAGSGMRGLAEVLISMGYEVSGSDTGPASGLVALESAGAKVMGEHVPENVKGSDVVVVSSAIVGSNPELAAAKKLGIPVVQRAEMLAELMRMKFGVSVMGSHGKTTTTSMIASVLTAGGLDPTVIVGGKVAALGKSGRVGGGDIMVAEADESDGSFNRLSPAISVLTNVDREHLDYHGTVEALRDGFLEFLERAPFYGLAALCVDCAHVREISKRLFKRFVTYGENPDADLRLEGFAGRGFEAEFDVFFKREKLGRAALPVPGKHNAVNSLAAVAVGMEMGLSFDDIKRGLKQFGGIERRMQLRDEVRGIKFIDDYGHHPEEIRVTFDSVSEAFALQPVVVFQPHRFTRTHLLFDGFVEVLSKISKLYVLDVFSAGEEPIKGATSEEVVKRVKAAGGLGAVYAPCEKDLVNKLKEDLSAGDIVLTLGAGNVWRCAEALADELR, encoded by the coding sequence ATGAAAGGGAAATTTAGAAGAATACACATGGTTGGCATTGCGGGCTCCGGAATGAGAGGACTCGCCGAGGTTCTTATCAGCATGGGATATGAGGTTTCCGGTTCCGACACAGGACCGGCTTCGGGGCTTGTCGCGCTTGAAAGTGCCGGTGCGAAGGTAATGGGCGAGCACGTGCCCGAAAATGTCAAAGGCAGTGACGTTGTTGTTGTTTCTTCGGCAATAGTGGGTTCAAATCCCGAACTTGCGGCCGCGAAAAAACTCGGCATTCCGGTTGTGCAGAGAGCGGAGATGCTCGCGGAGCTTATGAGAATGAAGTTCGGGGTCTCCGTGATGGGCAGTCACGGGAAAACCACGACCACTTCAATGATAGCGTCCGTTCTCACGGCGGGCGGGCTTGACCCGACCGTTATTGTGGGCGGCAAAGTCGCCGCTTTGGGAAAAAGCGGACGGGTCGGCGGCGGAGACATAATGGTTGCCGAGGCGGACGAAAGCGACGGTTCATTCAATCGTCTCTCGCCCGCGATTTCAGTTCTCACAAACGTTGACCGCGAGCATCTTGACTACCACGGAACCGTAGAGGCGTTGCGTGACGGATTTTTAGAGTTTCTTGAGAGAGCGCCGTTTTACGGGCTTGCCGCGCTCTGTGTTGACTGCGCCCATGTGCGCGAAATCTCAAAGCGGCTTTTCAAGCGGTTCGTAACATACGGCGAGAATCCGGACGCGGACTTACGGTTGGAAGGTTTTGCCGGACGCGGTTTTGAGGCGGAATTTGATGTTTTTTTCAAGCGCGAAAAACTGGGGCGTGCGGCGTTGCCTGTTCCGGGAAAACACAACGCGGTGAATTCTCTGGCGGCGGTCGCCGTAGGAATGGAGATGGGCTTGAGTTTTGACGACATAAAACGCGGACTTAAACAGTTTGGCGGCATTGAGAGGCGCATGCAACTCAGAGATGAGGTGAGGGGCATAAAGTTTATTGATGACTACGGGCACCACCCCGAAGAGATAAGGGTTACATTTGACTCGGTCAGCGAGGCGTTTGCGTTACAGCCCGTGGTGGTGTTTCAGCCGCACAGGTTCACCCGGACTCATCTTCTTTTTGACGGTTTTGTGGAGGTGCTCAGCAAGATATCAAAACTGTATGTTCTTGATGTTTTTTCCGCGGGAGAGGAGCCGATAAAGGGCGCGACTTCCGAGGAAGTGGTGAAGAGAGTGAAAGCCGCTGGCGGTTTGGGCGCGGTTTACGCTCCGTGTGAAAAGGATTTGGTCAATAAACTGAAAGAGGATTTGAGCGCGGGAGATATTGTTCTCACGCTCGGCGCGGGCAATGTGTGGCGTTGCGCCGAGGCGCTTGCCGATGAATTGAGATGA